From Amaranthus tricolor cultivar Red isolate AtriRed21 chromosome 4, ASM2621246v1, whole genome shotgun sequence:
ATATTAATACATATTTGCaggatcacacgatcctacAATCCGATTTTGCCAATTTTGATCCTACCCCCTCATCGATTCTACGTAGATTCCTTATCCAAACAACCTTGAGTGTGATTGATCATAACTATGATCATGGTTCTCtgcaatcatcatcatcatcatcatcatcatacccattGTATCCCGCCCATAGAAATACTGTGTTCAGGGACAGGGGAGGGAAGGAGTGTGGCAACCCATAGCCATAAAGAAGGATACGACAAAAAGTCCCCAAGCTCGTGATTGATATACAGAATGATAAGTCCTTGCAGTGAAGAAGAATTAGTGAAACTTAAATTGCCATCGTATATCTTACTATACAAGTTTGGCCCTTAAACATAACAAAgtggaaataaataaaatacatatagaTGAATAAAATAACTAGATAAAAACGACTAAAAGAATGATATGTTAAAGGTAAAGACAAAAACAAGAACATCAACTGGTAGGCGAAAGGGGGTTAGTGGTCTAAGACATGGATAAGGCGCCTCCAACTACTCCTGTAGTCCTATCCTTGGTCAAGTCCGCAGAGAGGTGTAGATCATAcaagtcattttttatttgttcctcACACAAACTCCTcagtcttcctcgacttctcttaccctccatAATGATACTTTCAATCCTCCTCATGGGGGCgtcaaaagtctttctctgcacatgtcccaaccatctcaatctattttcatgCATCTTTGCAGATGTAGGGGCAAATCTTAGTTTCtatctaaactcttggttcctgaTCCTATCCATCATTGTGTTTTCGCACATCCACTTCAGCAtatgcatttctgtaacttccatcttatgttcaaaagtcttctttacgggccaacattctGTCCCATACAGCAAAGCAGGCCTTATTGCAATTCGATAATATTCACCTCTTAACCTACTTGAAAACTTCCTATCACATAGTACCCTAGTGGCTgttcgccacttgagccaacctgCTTGTATACGATGAGTAACATCTCCATCAACCTCCCTATTACTCTGAataatcgatcccaaatacCTAAACTTGGTTTTACTTGCAACTACTTCTTGAGCAATGGTCACCTCTGGCTCCTCTATCtgtgatgtcccactaaagtcacatcgCAAATATTTTGTCTTCAAACGACTTATGCGCAATCCTCTAACTTCTAAAACTGCcctccactcttccaatttattattaacttcCTCCTTAGTTTTTGCTACCAACATGATATCGTCAGCAAATAACATGC
This genomic window contains:
- the LOC130810846 gene encoding uncharacterized protein LOC130810846; protein product: MYDRLSTNIQTPIGITESFPIKVGLHQGSAFSPFIFTVIIKEISKSIWETVSWCMLFADDIMLVAKTKEEVNNKLEEWRAVLEVRGLRISRLKTKYLRCDFSGTSQIEEPEVTIAQEVVASKTKFRYLGSIIQSNREVDGDVTHRIQAGWLKWRTATRVLCDRKFSSRLRGEYYRIAIRPALLYGTECWPRKTFDAPMRRIESIIMEGKRSRGRLRSLCEEQIKNDLYDLHLSADLTKDRTTGVVGGALSMS